CGTGGCCTTCTGGAAGGACGACGTCGTCATCAAGGCGGAGACGGTGTCGGTGCGCTTCGAGGAAGGCGTGCCCGTCGCGATCAACGGCCGGACCTTCCCCGACCTGGTCGAGCTGTTCCTGGAAGCCAACCGCGTCGGCGGCCGCCACGGCCTGGGCATGTGCGACCAGATCGAGAACCGCATCATCGAAGCCAAGTCCCGCGGCATCTACGAAGCCCCCGGGATGGCGCTGCTGCACATCGCCTACGAGCGCCTGGTCACCGGCATCCACAACGAGGACACCATCGAGCAGTACCGCATGAACGGCATGAAGCTCGGTCGTCTGCTGTACCAGGGCCGCTGGTTCGACCCGCAGTGCCTGATGCTGCGCGAGACCGCCCAGCGCTGGGTCGCCCGCGCCATCACCGGCGAAGTGACGCTGGAGCTGCGCCGCGGCAACGACTACACGATCCTGGACACCGTCAGCCCCAACCTGACCTACGCGCCGGAGCGCCTGTCGATGGAGAAGGTCGAGGACGCCGCCTTCACGCCGGCCGACCGCATCGGCCAGCTGACGATGCGCAACCTGGACATCGCCGACACCCGCGAGAAGCTGGGCGTCTACAGCCGCAGCGGCCTGCTGGGCAAGAACTCGGAAGGCTCGATCCCGCTGCTGACCGGCGGCGGCGAATAAGCCGCGGACGCGGCGCGTCGACGCCGCGAAGTTCCCCGCAAAAGCCGCCCTCGCTGGCGGCTTTTCTCATGGGGTGTCGACGGCGCCTTCCGACACTGATGAGCTCCCTGTTTTCATGAGGAGCTCTCATGCGTTCCATCGGCTTGTCCACCCTGCTGCTGCTCGGTGGTCTCTGGTCCAGCGTGGCCATCGCGACATCGCGTCCTCAGCCAACCCAAGCGGCCACCGACACCACCACAAAGCTCCCCCCAAAGAGCGAATGGAGGAAATGGGGCGGAGGTTGGGTGCGGCTCGAACACGACGATAACCTGAGCTGCCTCAGCCGCAATGCCAGGCACTGCCTCTGGAACAACGATGTGACCGATCCGACCCTCATCCCGGAGCAGGACCTGAAACCGCTGGTGTGCGGCCAGGCGCATCAAAAGTCCGTGTGGGGTATCAACGGATACAACGACCAGAGGGCCGGCGAGGATAACGGCGACTTCCATTGGTGCCGCTCCGCCTACGCCACGCTGTTCGTGAAGTGGAAGGACTATTCCGTGGTCGGTGTCGACTATTGGCTGTCCGAAACGCCCGCCGGCGATGCGATGTGCCATTCGACCAACGGTAAGACTTGCACGCGGGTCGTTCCGGGGGACGCTCCTCCCTCGGACAGCGTCATCGCCCATCCGCTGGTGTGCGGCGCCCATCACCGTCGCATGTGGGGGACCGATGGGTACAGCGATCCCAATCACTGGTGCGCCACGCCCAAGATCGACGAGGACCTCGGCACGCATGTGGCGACGAGCAACTGGACGCGGATCGAGGCTGCGGGTTGGGCCGCGGCCATCGAGCCCGCGATGCTCATCCGCGCCAAGGTGCCTGCAACGCAATCGTTGACACTGGGCGCGCACGCGCTGCGTAGCCGCTCGGCGGTCGACGGCGGGCCACCGTTTCAGAAGGCGTTTTTCGGCCTTGAGTTCGGCAAACGGCTTCGTTTCCACTTGGACGGCAAGGACGTGGTGCCGCCGGAAGAGTCCTGGAAGAAGATGGCGGCATCGGGCGATGAAGTCATTTTGGGCATGACCGTGACGCCGGGCGGGAACGCATGCTTCTTTGGCGCGAAGAC
This genomic stretch from Mitsuaria sp. 7 harbors:
- the argG gene encoding argininosuccinate synthase, whose translation is MAATILQKIPAGERVGIAFSGGLDTSAAVHWMRGKGAVPCAYTANLGQPDESDYDEIPRKAKAYGAEIARLVDCRALLVAEGIAALQCGAFHIKSGGATYFNTTPLGRAVTGTALVVAMRDDGVNIWGDGSTFKGNDIERFYRYGLLANPALKIYKPWLDQTFIDELGGRKEMSEYLIANGFDYKMSVEKAYSTDSNMLGATHEAKDLEFLNQGMNIVNPIMGVAFWKDDVVIKAETVSVRFEEGVPVAINGRTFPDLVELFLEANRVGGRHGLGMCDQIENRIIEAKSRGIYEAPGMALLHIAYERLVTGIHNEDTIEQYRMNGMKLGRLLYQGRWFDPQCLMLRETAQRWVARAITGEVTLELRRGNDYTILDTVSPNLTYAPERLSMEKVEDAAFTPADRIGQLTMRNLDIADTREKLGVYSRSGLLGKNSEGSIPLLTGGGE